From a region of the Pseudomonas fulva 12-X genome:
- a CDS encoding TatD family hydrolase, which yields MQLIDTHTHLDFPNFDEDRQQVLAEARALGVEKLVILGVEHGNWQRLWDQVLVHDGLYAAFGLHPVYLESHQPEDVQRLEQWLQERQGHEKLCAVGEFGLDYYLPELDRERQQTLFEAQLELAQRLELPVLLHVRRAHAQVIATLKRFRLKRAGIIHAFAGSYEEAREYMKLGFRLGLGGAATWPQANRLRQVIPRLPLDAVVLETDSPDMAPAMYPHIRNSPVHLPAICRELATLLAVEPEELAAASSRNAAELFGWRS from the coding sequence ATGCAGCTGATCGACACCCATACCCACCTCGACTTCCCGAACTTTGATGAAGATCGCCAGCAGGTGCTTGCCGAAGCCCGCGCCCTAGGCGTCGAGAAACTGGTGATATTGGGCGTCGAGCACGGCAACTGGCAGCGCCTGTGGGATCAGGTGCTGGTCCACGATGGGCTATACGCGGCCTTCGGCCTGCACCCGGTTTATCTGGAGAGCCATCAGCCAGAGGATGTGCAACGGCTGGAGCAGTGGCTGCAGGAGCGGCAAGGTCATGAGAAGCTCTGCGCGGTGGGCGAATTTGGCCTGGATTACTACTTGCCGGAGCTGGACCGCGAGCGTCAGCAGACACTGTTCGAGGCACAACTGGAACTCGCCCAGCGCCTGGAGTTACCAGTTCTGCTGCATGTACGACGCGCCCATGCCCAGGTGATCGCCACCCTGAAGCGCTTCAGGCTCAAGCGTGCCGGCATCATCCATGCCTTTGCCGGCAGCTACGAAGAAGCGCGGGAATATATGAAGCTGGGTTTCAGGCTGGGATTGGGCGGTGCAGCGACCTGGCCCCAAGCCAACCGCCTGCGTCAGGTCATCCCGCGCCTGCCGCTCGACGCCGTGGTGCTGGAGACCGACTCTCCGGACATGGCGCCGGCCATGTACCCGCATATCCGCAACAGCCCGGTCCATCTGCCGGCGATCTGCCGCGAGCTCGCCACGCTGCTGGCGGTGGAGCCTGAGGAGCTGGCCGCCGCCAGCAGCCGCAACGCTGCCGAGCTGTTCGGCTGGCGGAGTTAG
- the ampE gene encoding regulatory signaling modulator protein AmpE, whose translation MSFLVLLLVLWVEKFSSWRQRIQQDEPWLRALARMERGGTTSDSPWLAIVLLVGVPLLILAAVLKLLAPLAYGWLLLPIHLLVVIYSLGRGDLLAALGPFRDSWRRGDGEAAYLVAQRDLGVQAEGESTLLSNVQTYLVWQAYQSFFAVIFWYVLLGPLAALAYRLLALIVENGQSEALRERAGQLRHAFDWLPVRVLAASFALVGNFIAVSRALLHEVLSWDISAAQLAAGAARSAAETPEPTLGEAGVTTLDSLWQLLVRAAILWYAAIALWTLLF comes from the coding sequence TGTTGCTGCTGGTGCTGTGGGTGGAGAAATTTTCTTCCTGGCGTCAGCGTATCCAGCAGGACGAACCCTGGCTTCGCGCCCTGGCCCGTATGGAGCGTGGCGGCACCACCAGCGATTCGCCGTGGTTGGCCATCGTCCTGCTGGTCGGTGTGCCGCTGCTGATTCTGGCCGCAGTGCTGAAGTTGCTGGCGCCGTTGGCCTACGGTTGGCTGCTGCTGCCGATCCATCTTCTGGTGGTGATCTACAGCCTTGGCCGTGGCGATCTGCTGGCCGCGCTCGGGCCGTTTCGCGATAGCTGGCGGCGCGGTGACGGCGAGGCGGCGTATCTGGTCGCTCAGCGTGACCTGGGTGTGCAGGCCGAAGGCGAGTCGACGCTGCTTTCGAACGTGCAAACCTATCTGGTCTGGCAGGCCTATCAGAGTTTCTTCGCAGTGATCTTCTGGTACGTGCTGCTCGGCCCGCTCGCCGCTCTGGCGTATCGCCTGCTGGCGCTGATCGTCGAGAACGGTCAGTCCGAGGCGCTGCGTGAGCGCGCGGGGCAGCTGCGTCACGCCTTCGACTGGTTGCCGGTGCGGGTGTTGGCGGCGAGTTTCGCGCTGGTCGGCAATTTCATCGCGGTCAGCCGCGCCTTGCTGCACGAAGTACTGAGCTGGGACATTTCGGCTGCGCAATTGGCGGCTGGTGCGGCGCGTTCCGCTGCTGAAACACCGGAGCCGACCCTCGGCGAAGCAGGTGTGACCACGCTGGACAGTCTGTGGCAGTTGCTGGTGCGTGCGGCCATCCTTTGGTATGCCGCTATCGCGCTGTGGACGCTGCTCTTCTAA